From the Rhinopithecus roxellana isolate Shanxi Qingling chromosome 5, ASM756505v1, whole genome shotgun sequence genome, the window CCTGTTAAGAAACTGTATTCCTAAATTTGATTCTTTGAACTGTTCTCTTATTTTCAAAATTGACACAGAACTCAAACAACTGAACCCCTTAAATCGAGATTGTTGAACATTACCTAAAAGAATCTCTTCATAGTATAAATTTTCCCATAAAACTATTCCcagtgttatttttttaaaaacctgttttgtCCTACACTGctaattatatttctaaattaatcTAAACACCATCAGAGTACCACAAGGCTGTGAGAATAGGAATGTTCTGGATTAGAAAACAGGAGAATCATATTTTATCTCATGCTTCTCTAAGTTGTCTTAATCTGAGGTATGTTTGTAGGATCCAGAGGTCTATGAAGTCCTGAATTTATATTCACAATTTTGACGATATGTTCATTTTTCTATGAAGATAACCTTTACATTTCACCAGATTATCAAGTAGACCCATAACTCAAAAGGCTTGTAAACACTGTGCTAACTTTTCATCAAGATGTCACACATTTCTTATCCCTGACTTCTTTTCATAAATTTAAACTAAATCATTTGAAAGATAACttctaactttaattttttgattGCTCTAAGAACATAAGTGTTAATATATCTCACAAAGGAGATCTCTATTCATTGCATGTAgtatcatggagcagttttcccAAGACTGAAATATTGggtattcattttcttcttcattgctGTCTTTACTTCCTGGTTTCTCAAAGTATAGATAAGTGGATTCAGAAAGGGAGTGAAGATGGTATAGAAAACAGAGAGAATTTTGTCTATCAGGAAGTTAGTGGAAGGCCacacataaatgaaaatacagggTCCAAAGAACATTAACACAACAATAAAATGTGCTGTACAAGTAGAAAGAGCCTTGGCGGATCCTGTGGACGAGTAGTCCCTGACAGTAATAAGAACAATGATGTAGGAGGCGAGCAAAAGCAGAACACTTATAAGAGCAATGACACCACTGGTTGAAATCATGAAGATCCCAAGAACATAAATATCTATACAAGCTAGCTGGATGACCAAAGGAAGATCACAGAAAAAACTATCTACAACATTGGGACCACAGAAGGGCAAATAGAGGGTAAAAGCTAATTGGCTCATTGTATGCAGAAAGCCCACTGTCCAAGAAACTAGCACAAGCTCAATACACACTCTTCGGCTCATAATTGTTGAATAATGGAGAGGTTTACATGACAATATACCTGTCAAAAGACATGGAGATCAGCAGCACAATCTCAGTCCCAGTGAAGAGGTGCAAAAAAAAGATCTGAGAAATGCAGCCTTCAAACGAGATGGTCTTACGCTGAGCAAAAAAGTCCATAATCATCTTTGGTGTGGCAAAGGAGGACAGGCACATGTCAGTGAGAGACAGGTTGCTGAGCAGGAAGTACATGGGAGAGTGAAGGTGTGAGGTGGATAAGACAGTGAGCAAAATCAGGCAGTTGCTCAACATGGTCATTaaatagaagacagaaaacaccacaaagaaGAATATCTGGAGTTCAGGTGAATCAGTAAGTCCAAGTAATACGAATTCAGATACTCTGGAATAGTTGAACCCCTCCATTCATCTGCAGACTCGGCTGCAGACAAAATTACAGAGTTTGAAAATGTGACATTTCTACAACCACATATTAACTTATCATTCGCTAAAAGATTGATTACCTAGAATCCAACTAAAAATCCTCAGGGTGAAGATTTTTGGGGGGAACCACTTAACAATTGCTACCAGATATAATCTGAAAAGTTTAACCTCTTGGTTTTGACCAGCATCAGTACACGTTGAGCTGTAGTCATCACAAGCACACAAAATTATGTACCTATCTGAATACCACTTAATGAATTAcataatacacatttattaaggCAGATTACACTACATTTGTGTGCTCTACTGAATAAGacatataaataaaaccaaaaataaaatgagtgttGAATTCTCAAAGGTTTCTCTTATacacaaaaatgtgaatattttgaaTCAACTATTGTTAAACAGTAGACTTAACTAAGACTTTACTATAATGATTTCAGAAGATCCATTTAATATCTTATGAGGgtgataaattatttaattttaattacttaattCCATAAGACAACTGATAACCAAAAGGCATACTTGTAACCTGCAAAAGTTATTCTCCACTTTGggtaatttattatttcataaaaacatgttttaaaaagagaatctcCTTCCTTTAATTCTCTTCATTCTACCCAAAGCTATAttttaaactagaaaaacaaacaaaacagatacaTTAAGAACTcagaattttttcaaaattaatgttttcatttacagTGCTTCCcaacttctagaaattttatttcctatGGAATATCAATGTCTTTACCAAAGAGTCAAAAGTGTGGTACAAAGCAAATGAAACTTAGTCCTAGTAAATGAAAGCTAATTTTGTGACCAGGTAGGGTTTACTTTGCCAGCCACCTAATGAAATTTAAGCCTTTGACTAGAGAAATTGTAGCTGGGTAACTGGAAAGTTGTCCAGGTTACTGGAAAATTTGATGAGACTGAAATTAATTAAGTAAAAAAATGTAGTGTTAGATCAGGCATTTGTAAGTCTATATGCATCTAAATCATCTTTCTTTAAATTGCTTTTTCCACATGTAAAACTATATGAATTCCCTCGTTATATTACACATTTGAATATTTCACTTTACACATTTGGATATTTATCTAGTTTTGATGATAATTTAATTGTAATAGATAATGCAGTTTTGTCTAATCCTGTATTATAACTTATCCATCTTTGAAAATGcaatatttcattccttcttcAATAAAAGTTTTCAAGGTACACTGAGAAAGATATCATTATGTCAGTGAAACATGGTGAACCaatgtcaaaaatttaaaaatatcaacatacTCATATTTAAGTTATAGTCAATATTAATATgcttagaaaagaataaaatcattgtTATGAATTCGAAAAATGAACAAACGgaaaaagaatcaataaatggccaggcacagtggctcatgcctgtaatgctagcactttgggaggttgaggcaggcggatggcttgagctcaggagtttgagaccagcctgggcaccatagcgaaaccctgtctctactaaaaatacaagaatttgtcaaacatagtggcacacacctgtaatcccagcgtctCGGGTGGTTAAGGCAGgcgaatcctttgaacctgggaggtggaggcagaggctccagtgagccaagaacatgccactgcactccagcatgagcactaagtgagaacctgtctcaaaaaaaaaagaagaaatattttacttttattttcttcattctcttgcaTTAATTTATTCCCAATGATCCTTCCAAAacttcttgaaaataaataataaaaaagaaaatcttgtatTATGAAAGCCTGAGACTACTGACTATTGAAATTTTAGATTGTAGATAAATACACATATAGATTTAACTGTCTGACAGTGCCAATGTATCAATTCagtgaaaaaataagttttatgatTATGTGCCGCCTTTTTTCTGAAATAACTGATTGGCTGATTAAATTTGCAGATATTAGCTGGTTGTTTTTAGTTAAAAGTAGTGGCATGGTTTCTAGTCTAAAGAAGAAGTCTTacctaaagcctgtaatcccagcactttgggaggccaagatgggcggatcacgaggtcaggagattgagaccatcctggctaacacgatgaaacccgtctctactaaaaaatacaaaaaactagccggaaaggtggcgggcgcctgtagtcccagctactcgggaggctgaggcaggagaatggcgtaaacctgggaggcggagcttgcagggagctgagatccgggcgctgcactccagcctgggcgacagagtgagactccgactcaaaagaaaaagaaaaagtcttaccTGATTTGtagtaaaaactaaaacaaatgttCCAAAACAATTTTGGCTTCTTTTTTGGATAACTATCAGAAATTTTACATTGACTACATATTCTGACTTTAGAGGAGAAGGATTATAGCAATTGTTCTGTTGCAGCAACTTTCAGTGTCCAGTTAGAAGtggaaaaataataatgggaaaaaaatctgattcatttaaaaattttttaatttttttttaattggtgctGTGCAGAAGCAAATGTACTGGAAATGAATTGTACTTTGTTAATTTCAATTTACCTTATTATTCCATTCTTAACTCATTCTGTGATTGAACactaaatatcaaaattttaaatattaccttcatggccgggtgcaatggctcatggctgtaatcccagcact encodes:
- the LOC115897462 gene encoding LOW QUALITY PROTEIN: olfactory receptor 4K2-like (The sequence of the model RefSeq protein was modified relative to this genomic sequence to represent the inferred CDS: inserted 2 bases in 1 codon) — encoded protein: MEGFNYSRVSEFVLLGLTDSPELQIFFFVVFSVFYLMTMLSNCLILLTVLSTSHLHSPMYFLLSNLSLTDMCLSSFATPKMIMDFFAQRKTISFEGCISQIFFLHLFTGTEIVLLISMSFDRYIVXCKPLHYSTIMSRRVCIELVLVSWTVGFLHTMSQLAFTLYLPFCGPNVVDSFFCDLPLVIQLACIDIYVLGIFMISTSGVIALISVLLLLASYIIVLITVRDYSSTGSAKALSTCTAHFIVVLMFFGPCIFIYVWPSTNFLIDKILSVFYTIFTPFLNPLIYTLRNQEVKTAMKKKMNTQYFSLGKTAP